A DNA window from Jaculus jaculus isolate mJacJac1 chromosome 1, mJacJac1.mat.Y.cur, whole genome shotgun sequence contains the following coding sequences:
- the LOC101617697 gene encoding protein FAM136A-like, with protein MANMHPGVQVGLGLHNDAKENLLIEKRHGQKLIEVVEVQQLRMQEAMDAMVKNVERENIGKMQGLMFRCSAGCCEDNQASMQQVHQCIERCHAPLAQAQALVTSELEKFQDRLVRSTMHCNDKARDAMDAGNKELQVERQLDSCVAKCVDDHMHLTPTMTKKMKESLSSTVK; from the exons ATGGCAAATATGCATCCAGGAGTTCAAGTAGggctgggactacaca ATGATGCAAAGGAGAATCTCCTGATAGAGAAGCGACATGGACAAAAATTGATTGAGGTGGTGGAGGTGCAGCAGCTCCGCATGCAGGAAGCCATGGATGCCATGGTGAAGAACGTGGAGCGAGAGAACATCGGGAAGATGCAGGGCCTCATGTTCCGGTGCAGCGCTGGCTGCTGTGAAGACAACCAGGCATCCATGCAGCAGGTGCACCAGTGCATCGAGCGCTGCCATGCGCCTCTGGCTCAGGCCCAGGCCTTGGTGACCAGTGAGCTGGAGAAGTTCCAGGACCGGCTGGTCCGGAGCACCATGCACTGCAATGACAAAGCCAGAGACGCCATGGATGCAGGGAACAAGGAGCTGCAGGTAGAACGGCAGCTGGACAGCTGTGTGGCCAAGTGTGTGGATGACCACATGCACCTTACCCCAACGATGACCAAGAAGATGAAGGAGTCTCTCTCATCCACTGTGAAATAA